CATCCGGTTTGTTGTCTACACTGTACCGGATGAACACCACCCCTTTTTCCCGGGCTTCCTGGTAGAGCCGCTCTTTTTCCCCGTAGGTGCGGATATCCCGGTACAGGATATATACATCCATCTGCGGGTTCATCTCTTTGAGGTGCAGGGCCGATGCAATGGAATGGGTACAGCAGATCCGGGAACAATAGGGCCGGTCCGGCTCCCTGGACCCCACGCACTGGATGAACACGGCGGTTTTTGCCGTGGTCACCAGGTCATCGTTCTGCATGATTTTCTCATCCAGGGAAAGTCCGGTGATCACCCGGGGGGACTTATTGTACAGATATTCATCCGGCTGAAATTCTTTTGCGCCCGTGGCAATCACTACTGCCCCGTGCCGGACGGTGATATCCCCTGCCGGACCGGTGATCCGGGATTCGAAATTGCCCACAAATCCGTTCACCCCGGCCAGGGTACTTTCCAGATGTGTCCGGATCCGGTCATGGTCCAGCACCCGTCTTTGCAGCGCTTCCAGACCGGTCTGCACATCCGCACCCGTGGCGGTCTGCAAAATCCGGTTGGCCTGGCCTCCCAGACAATGTTGTTTTTCCACCAGGGTGACGTCAAATCCCTGATCTGCCATGGACAGGGCCGCACTCATGCCGGAGATCCCGCCCCCCACCACCAGCAGGTCCTTGTCCACGGACAGGCTTTCCTCTTTGAGCGGGGTGAACAGGGCCACCTTGGCCACGGCCATGGCCACACTTTCCATGGCCTTTTTTGTGGCCGCCTCCGGGTCATCCTTGTGGACCCAGGAGTTGTGGTTCCGGATATTCACCATTTCAAACAGATACTTGTTCAATCCGGCCTGGGCCAGGGTCTCCTGGAACAGGGGTTCATGGGTTCTGGGACTGCATGCGGCCACCACCACCCGGTTCAGCCCTTTGTCCCGGATAATGCCGGTGATGATCTCCTGGGCATCCTGGGAACAGGAGTACAGGTTGTCATCGGCAAATGCCACAAACGGCAGGGCAGCGGCAAAATCTCTCACCGCCCCCACATCCACCACACCGCTGATGTTGATGCCGCAGTGACAGACAAACACGCCGATGCGCGGCACCTCGCCGGTCACGTCCCGCTCGGGAACTTTTTCCACGGTTTTTACCAATGTGCCCCGGCTTTTGGAAACGGCCGTACCGGCACACAGGGCCGCAGATCCCGCCTCGATCACGGACTGGGGAATGTCCTTGGGACCCTGGAATGCACCGCACACATAGATGCCGTCCCGGGAGGTGGTGGTGGGGGAAAAAGAATGGGTGTTACAGAAACCGGATGCCGTGAGATCGATGCCGATTTTTTGGGCAAAGGCCCGGGTTTCTGCATCGATCTGCATGCCCACGGACAGTACCACCAGGTCGGCATCGGTCTGGGCCGCTGCGCCGGCCTCGTCGTCGAAATAATCCAGGGTGGGGCAGGGTTTGTCCGGGGCCTGGTACACGGAATGGACCCGGCACCGGACAAACCGGATGCCGTGCTTGTCCCTTGCCTCGTTGAAGCAGGCCTCAAACCCCTTGCCGTGGGTACGCATGTCCATGTAGAAGATGGTGCATGCCAGGGAGGGATCATGTTCCTTGGCAATGA
The window above is part of the Desulfotignum phosphitoxidans DSM 13687 genome. Proteins encoded here:
- a CDS encoding FAD-dependent oxidoreductase, which gives rise to MGTPILNTSDSPVGAVLVAGGGIAGIQAALDLADSGFFVYLVEQGPAIGGVMAQLDKTFPTNDCSMCIMSPKLVEVGRHINIELVTLATIQDIQGQKGNFSVEIFQKARYVDLDKCVGCGACAEKCPKKVADVYNQGLDKRKAVYVPYAQAVPLKYVIDPVHCIKLTKDRCGICEKVCPAGAVNFQDTDKTLTLQVGAVILAPGFEAYHPGDSPIYGWHQLKDVVTSLEFERMLSASGPKKGHVTRLSDGAEPRHIAWLQCVGSRDINRCDNAHCSSVCCMYAIKQAIIAKEHDPSLACTIFYMDMRTHGKGFEACFNEARDKHGIRFVRCRVHSVYQAPDKPCPTLDYFDDEAGAAAQTDADLVVLSVGMQIDAETRAFAQKIGIDLTASGFCNTHSFSPTTTSRDGIYVCGAFQGPKDIPQSVIEAGSAALCAGTAVSKSRGTLVKTVEKVPERDVTGEVPRIGVFVCHCGINISGVVDVGAVRDFAAALPFVAFADDNLYSCSQDAQEIITGIIRDKGLNRVVVAACSPRTHEPLFQETLAQAGLNKYLFEMVNIRNHNSWVHKDDPEAATKKAMESVAMAVAKVALFTPLKEESLSVDKDLLVVGGGISGMSAALSMADQGFDVTLVEKQHCLGGQANRILQTATGADVQTGLEALQRRVLDHDRIRTHLESTLAGVNGFVGNFESRITGPAGDITVRHGAVVIATGAKEFQPDEYLYNKSPRVITGLSLDEKIMQNDDLVTTAKTAVFIQCVGSREPDRPYCSRICCTHSIASALHLKEMNPQMDVYILYRDIRTYGEKERLYQEAREKGVVFIRYSVDNKPDVTREKDGLTVTVMDHVLRQPVRIPADLVVLASAVVSRKEDALAKLFKVPMDSDGFFAEAHVKLAPSNFAVDGVFLCGLAHYPKPIDESIAQAQAAAAGVSRLFAKHEIKTLGNTAQVNTAVCSGCGVCVAVCPYSAPEMIPDGRDAGKARVNPVLCKGCGLCTASCRSGAVELMGYKEQQIMAMIDHAF